TTTTTTCATCTACAGTATAGTGATTGTGTAAATCAAGCTGTAACTCCAAACTATTAACTGTAGTAGTTGCTAATACCGAAGCAGCAGCACAAACGATATCTTTGCCTGAATCAGCAAAAAAGGCATGTCCTGAAAACTCAAATCCTATAATCTCTTCATTAGCACTTAAATATAAATCAGCTGAAATCATATTACTAAGCTTCGATTTTTTCTACTGTAACTTTAGTGAATGGTTGAC
Above is a genomic segment from Desulfonispora thiosulfatigenes DSM 11270 containing:
- a CDS encoding ribosomal-processing cysteine protease Prp, whose product is MISADLYLSANEEIIGFEFSGHAFFADSGKDIVCAAASVLATTTVNSLELQLDLHNHYTVDEKSGYLKCMLPKDLSQDKFEKAQIILKTLEIGIKSIELNFSQYIKLSHRRWN